Within the Paenibacillus pabuli genome, the region GTTGAAGGAGGCTACATACCATATGGAAAAAGATACATTGACTTTACTGCCCAACGGCTCCGTAATCCGGCTGAAGGAAGGCACCAAAAAGCTCGTCATTTACGGTCGCAAGCAGATGTTAATGACAGAACCGCCTCGTCAGTTCGACTATATTGGATGTTTATACCCGGAAGGATATATTAATCCGGATTATACGTATGTATTCAATCATGAAGATATCGAAGAGATCATTTTCAGAGGGTATGTGGATGAGGAAGAAGAAGCATTTGCTGCAGATTTGAATGAATAATGGGGTTGAGTTGAAAAAATGAACATTATGAACTTTGCGGTAGTATGCAAAGCTCAAATACAACCTAATGGATAACGGATCAGTCCTAGCGTGACTGATCCGTTTCACGGAAGCGGGTTGCCGTCTGCTGCAGGCTGGTGCTGGTTTCCTGCAACCCAAGCAGATAATTGCTGATCGATGTCATACTGTCATTGATCCGCTGCATGAATTCACGCTGCCGTTCACCTTCCCACTGGCCTTCGGCTTGAGCCACCATCGTTCTCAGCTGTGCCAAAATATCATTACCATTCTGGGAAGCCTTGCTGAATTCACCTGCCAGCTGTTGCAGCTCCTCAGGCGAAAGGTCTATCCGTTGGTTCATTGTTTTTCCCTCCTTGTCTGTTCAGGCCTCTGTTAATTGTACATATACCTTTCATTATAACCCCATCCTGAGCGAAATGAAGCTGGACGAAAGCCTTGTTTTCATAACAGTCGAATGGCTTCTATAGGACAAAACACACATCAAATCTGCCCCATTAGAAGGGGACAGCATGATGTGTGTTTGGTATGTTTCGTTTTATTTTATTTCAGTTTTTGCACGGACACGGCCATTTGTTCCAGTTGTGTGTGTGTTAGTGCCTTATTTGGTGAGCTGATCGTAACATAGCAATCATCCAGTTGAAATGTCAGCATATCGGTTTTGTCCGGTGTGTACCACTTGGCATTAACGCCATTAGACAGCTTAACTTCTTTTCCATCATAGCTGAACGAGTAGTCTTTCGGTGATACCGTCACATTCATATTTATGAAAACAAAGTTCACGCCATCGCCTCCGGCACCCACGCTTTTGAATGCATCCCCGGCAATCATATGCTGAGGCGCGTAAGCCGTCTCAAAGCCATCAAATTTCGCAAATGCTTTACGGATGGTAGCTGTTTGCTCCTTGGTGTAATTTACATTGGCAAACCCGGTAACGCCTTGATCGTTGTTATTTACCTTTTGGACAGATACGGCCACCCGTGCAAGCTGTGCCTGACTCAACGTATGGTCAGGGGAGCTGAGCGTAACATAACGATCATCCAATGGGAATGTCAGCATGCCTGTTTGATCCGGTGTGTACCATTTGGCAGTAACACCATTGGACAATTTTACATCTTTGCTGTTATAGCTATCCGAGTAATCTCGCGGAGATACACTTACTTTCATATGGGTGAAGATAAAGCTTACGCCATCGCCTCCGGCGCCTACGCTTTTAAACGTATCACCTGTGATACTTTGCTGAGGTGCATACGCTGTTTCAAAACTATCGAACTGTGCAAATGCCTTTTGAATCGCTTCTTTTTGCGCCGCATTATAGGTTACATTGGACAGGGCAGAAGGATTACTCGTTGCTTCGCCGATGGTAACCTGACCTTTTTTGCCGTCGTACGATACAGGGACATGCAGCGCATCTGCAATGGCACGCACAGGCAGATAGGTTGAATTATTGTAAGTGATCGGTGCAAGTTTATTGCCATTGCCATCCGTTGGTGTATAAGCTGCGCCATCTACATTGAAACTGATACCGTGATTAAGATAAGCGGAGATTTTCTCCAATTGAGTACCGGCAAATACACCTGCAGCTCCAGTTAATGTCATGCCAAGTACCATCATCGTTGCTGCGGATTTTTTCAGGTTTGTTTTCATCATGTATAACTCTCCTTTAGGTTGAGTAGTTGATCTGATAGAATTTACACTTACCACTTCGATTGCAGTACCATCTTCCGATCACTCTTATCCTCAGATTTGTTTACTTATTTTAAAAGGGGAAATCCGGGGATAAAGGTGAACGTTTCGCTTCTTCAGAATGGTTCTGCACGTTACGTTACTGTGTGAAATGTCAGGATCAACTTATATGGTTATCATTTGTAGGGGCTCGCTGTCCCTTATGGCTTTATATTAAACCCGGAAGTTATCCATAATAATTCTGAATTATCTCCAACTTGTAAACATTGCAAATGTATTCATGTGATAGTGAAACCAAAGAAAAGGAGAGAGGAGTTATGACTGACATCGATTTTGTGAGGGAACATTATGATATTGGCCAAGTGCTAACCAGCACTGCCTTGCAACAAGGTAACAGTTCTAAGGCGATACTGATTCATGCAGCATCTGGAAAATATGTTCTGCGTAAGCTCAGAAATGAACAGCAGGCTCAGGCTGAACATAAGCTTTATCAAGTGCTGGCATCTGTAAACATTTCTCCAGACATGCTTCAAGCCAGA harbors:
- a CDS encoding DUF4176 domain-containing protein; the encoded protein is MEKDTLTLLPNGSVIRLKEGTKKLVIYGRKQMLMTEPPRQFDYIGCLYPEGYINPDYTYVFNHEDIEEIIFRGYVDEEEEAFAADLNE
- a CDS encoding WXG100 family type VII secretion target, whose product is MNQRIDLSPEELQQLAGEFSKASQNGNDILAQLRTMVAQAEGQWEGERQREFMQRINDSMTSISNYLLGLQETSTSLQQTATRFRETDQSR
- a CDS encoding stalk domain-containing protein, with the translated sequence MMKTNLKKSAATMMVLGMTLTGAAGVFAGTQLEKISAYLNHGISFNVDGAAYTPTDGNGNKLAPITYNNSTYLPVRAIADALHVPVSYDGKKGQVTIGEATSNPSALSNVTYNAAQKEAIQKAFAQFDSFETAYAPQQSITGDTFKSVGAGGDGVSFIFTHMKVSVSPRDYSDSYNSKDVKLSNGVTAKWYTPDQTGMLTFPLDDRYVTLSSPDHTLSQAQLARVAVSVQKVNNNDQGVTGFANVNYTKEQTATIRKAFAKFDGFETAYAPQHMIAGDAFKSVGAGGDGVNFVFINMNVTVSPKDYSFSYDGKEVKLSNGVNAKWYTPDKTDMLTFQLDDCYVTISSPNKALTHTQLEQMAVSVQKLK